Proteins from one Pongo abelii isolate AG06213 chromosome 7, NHGRI_mPonAbe1-v2.0_pri, whole genome shotgun sequence genomic window:
- the ERICH1 gene encoding glutamate-rich protein 1 isoform X2, with translation MAAHRKHVFVEKVLQRLFPRVPSGQGKREPQTLAVQNPPKKVTSEKVSRKDAQPLTDAGSETPTARRLYTASGPPEGYVPCWPEPSSCGSPENASSGDNTEDQDPHDQPKRKRIRKHKSKKKFKNPNNVLIEQAELEKQWSLLQEKSQQQHTDGTTISKNKKRKLKKKQQIKRKKAAGLAAKAAGVSFMYQPEDSSSEGEGVGEAGEEDGADASEEDPTPAGEEDVKDTREEDPTPAGEEDVKDAREEDGVDANEEDLTRAGEEDVKDAREEDGADASEEDLTPAGEEDVKDAREEDGADASEEDPTPAGEEDVKDTREEDPTPAGEEDVKDAREEDGVDANEEDLTRAGEEDVKDAREEDGADASEEDPTPAGEEDVKDAREEDGADASEEDPTWAGEEEGADSGEEDGVDASEEDDTITNEKADSILNFLKSTQEMYFYDGVSRDAASAALADAAEELLDRLASHSMPPSDVTILYHMKTLLLLQDTERLKHALEMFPEHCTMPPASQARKHHLWAPARD, from the exons TGTTTGTGGAGAAGGTGCTGCAGAGACTTTTTCCTCGTGTTCCAAGTGGCCAAGGAAAGAGAGAACCCCAGACACTGGCCGTCCAAAATCCACCAAAGAAAGTGACCTCTGAGAAAGTGAGCCGGAAAGATGCTCAGCCTTTGACAG ACGCTGGCTCTGAGACCCCGACTGCCCGACGGCTCTACACCGCCAGCGGGCCTCCCGAGGGCTACGTCCCCTGTTGGCCGGAGCCCAGCAGCTGTGGGAGCCCCGAGAACGCCTCCAGCGGGGACAACACAGAAG ATCAGGATCCTCATGACcagccaaagagaaaaagaattaggaagcataaatcaaagaaaaaatttaaaaatcccaatAATGTTCTTATAGAACAAGCAGAATTAGAGAAACAGTGGAGTCTGTTACAGGAGAAATCTCAGCAACAGCACACAGATGGCACCacaataagcaaaaataaaaaaaggaaactgaaaaagaaacagcaaattaaaaggaagaaagcagCCGGCTTGGCAGCAAAGGCTGCTGGTGTCAGTTTCATGTACCAGCCGGAGGACAGCAGCAGTGAAGGGGAAGGCGTGGGAGAGGCTGGTGAGGAGGACGGAGCGGACGCCAGTGAGGAAGATCCGACACCGGCCGGGGAGGAAGACGTTAAAGACACCAGGGAGGAAGATCCAACACCGGCCGGGGAGGAAGACGTTAAAGACGCCAGGGAGGAGGACGGTGTGGACGCCAATGAGGAAGACCTGACACGGGCCGGGGAGGAAGACGTTAAAGACGCCAGGGAGGAGGATGGTGCGGATGCCAGTGAGGAAGATCTGACACCGGCCGGGGAGGAAGACGTTAAAGACGCCAGGGAGGAAGATGGTGCGGATGCCAGTGAGGAAGATCCGACACCGGCCGGGGAGGAAGACGTTAAAGACACCAGGGAGGAAGATCCAACACCGGCCGGGGAGGAAGACGTTAAAGACGCCAGGGAGGAGGACGGTGTGGACGCCAATGAGGAAGACCTGACACGGGCCGGGGAGGAAGACGTTAAAGACGCCAGGGAGGAGGATGGTGCGGATGCCAGTGAGGAAGATCCGACACCGGCCGGGGAAGAAGACGTTAAAGACGCCAGGGAGGAGGACGGTGCAGATGCCAGTGAAGAAGACCCAACATgggctggggaggaagagggTGCAGACTCCGGGGAGGAGGATGGTGTGGATGCCAGCGAGGAAGATGATACAATTACCAATGAAAAGGCAGACAGTATTCTAAATTTTTTGAAGTCAACacaggaaatgtatttttatgacg GTGTCTCCAGAGATGCAGCTTCAGCCGCCCTTGCAGATGCCGCTGAGGAGCTGCTGGACCGTCTTGCGTCACACAGCATGCCGCCCTCAGACGTGACCATCCTGTACCACATGAAAACGCTGCTGCTTCTGCAAGATACTGAGAGATTGAAGCATGCTCTGGAAATGTTCCCAGAACATTGCACGATGCCTCCTG
- the ERICH1 gene encoding glutamate-rich protein 1 isoform X1: MAAHRKHVFVEKVLQRLFPRVPSGQGKREPQTLAVQNPPKKVTSEKVSRKDAQPLTDAGSETPTARRLYTASGPPEGYVPCWPEPSSCGSPENASSGDNTEDQDPHDQPKRKRIRKHKSKKKFKNPNNVLIEQAELEKQWSLLQEKSQQQHTDGTTISKNKKRKLKKKQQIKRKKAAGLAAKAAGVSFMYQPEDSSSEGEGVGEAGEEDGADASEEDPTPAGEEDVKDTREEDPTPAGEEDVKDAREEDGVDANEEDLTRAGEEDVKDAREEDGADASEEDLTPAGEEDVKDAREEDGADASEEDPTPAGEEDVKDTREEDPTPAGEEDVKDAREEDGVDANEEDLTRAGEEDVKDAREEDGADASEEDPTPAGEEDVKDAREEDGADASEEDPTWAGEEEGADSGEEDGVDASEEDDTITNEKADSILNFLKSTQEMYFYDGVSRDAASAALADAAEELLDRLASHSMPPSDVTILYHMKTLLLLQDTERLKHALEMFPEHCTMPPDHARVISAFFSYWITHILPEKSSD; the protein is encoded by the exons TGTTTGTGGAGAAGGTGCTGCAGAGACTTTTTCCTCGTGTTCCAAGTGGCCAAGGAAAGAGAGAACCCCAGACACTGGCCGTCCAAAATCCACCAAAGAAAGTGACCTCTGAGAAAGTGAGCCGGAAAGATGCTCAGCCTTTGACAG ACGCTGGCTCTGAGACCCCGACTGCCCGACGGCTCTACACCGCCAGCGGGCCTCCCGAGGGCTACGTCCCCTGTTGGCCGGAGCCCAGCAGCTGTGGGAGCCCCGAGAACGCCTCCAGCGGGGACAACACAGAAG ATCAGGATCCTCATGACcagccaaagagaaaaagaattaggaagcataaatcaaagaaaaaatttaaaaatcccaatAATGTTCTTATAGAACAAGCAGAATTAGAGAAACAGTGGAGTCTGTTACAGGAGAAATCTCAGCAACAGCACACAGATGGCACCacaataagcaaaaataaaaaaaggaaactgaaaaagaaacagcaaattaaaaggaagaaagcagCCGGCTTGGCAGCAAAGGCTGCTGGTGTCAGTTTCATGTACCAGCCGGAGGACAGCAGCAGTGAAGGGGAAGGCGTGGGAGAGGCTGGTGAGGAGGACGGAGCGGACGCCAGTGAGGAAGATCCGACACCGGCCGGGGAGGAAGACGTTAAAGACACCAGGGAGGAAGATCCAACACCGGCCGGGGAGGAAGACGTTAAAGACGCCAGGGAGGAGGACGGTGTGGACGCCAATGAGGAAGACCTGACACGGGCCGGGGAGGAAGACGTTAAAGACGCCAGGGAGGAGGATGGTGCGGATGCCAGTGAGGAAGATCTGACACCGGCCGGGGAGGAAGACGTTAAAGACGCCAGGGAGGAAGATGGTGCGGATGCCAGTGAGGAAGATCCGACACCGGCCGGGGAGGAAGACGTTAAAGACACCAGGGAGGAAGATCCAACACCGGCCGGGGAGGAAGACGTTAAAGACGCCAGGGAGGAGGACGGTGTGGACGCCAATGAGGAAGACCTGACACGGGCCGGGGAGGAAGACGTTAAAGACGCCAGGGAGGAGGATGGTGCGGATGCCAGTGAGGAAGATCCGACACCGGCCGGGGAAGAAGACGTTAAAGACGCCAGGGAGGAGGACGGTGCAGATGCCAGTGAAGAAGACCCAACATgggctggggaggaagagggTGCAGACTCCGGGGAGGAGGATGGTGTGGATGCCAGCGAGGAAGATGATACAATTACCAATGAAAAGGCAGACAGTATTCTAAATTTTTTGAAGTCAACacaggaaatgtatttttatgacg GTGTCTCCAGAGATGCAGCTTCAGCCGCCCTTGCAGATGCCGCTGAGGAGCTGCTGGACCGTCTTGCGTCACACAGCATGCCGCCCTCAGACGTGACCATCCTGTACCACATGAAAACGCTGCTGCTTCTGCAAGATACTGAGAGATTGAAGCATGCTCTGGAAATGTTCCCAGAACATTGCACGATGCCTCCTG
- the ERICH1 gene encoding glutamate-rich protein 1 isoform X3 yields the protein MAHKKEEPLSFFGCSFKHRDQDPHDQPKRKRIRKHKSKKKFKNPNNVLIEQAELEKQWSLLQEKSQQQHTDGTTISKNKKRKLKKKQQIKRKKAAGLAAKAAGVSFMYQPEDSSSEGEGVGEAGEEDGADASEEDPTPAGEEDVKDTREEDPTPAGEEDVKDAREEDGVDANEEDLTRAGEEDVKDAREEDGADASEEDLTPAGEEDVKDAREEDGADASEEDPTPAGEEDVKDTREEDPTPAGEEDVKDAREEDGVDANEEDLTRAGEEDVKDAREEDGADASEEDPTPAGEEDVKDAREEDGADASEEDPTWAGEEEGADSGEEDGVDASEEDDTITNEKADSILNFLKSTQEMYFYDGVSRDAASAALADAAEELLDRLASHSMPPSDVTILYHMKTLLLLQDTERLKHALEMFPEHCTMPPDHARVISAFFSYWITHILPEKSSD from the exons ATGGCACACAAGAAGGAAGAGCCTTTGAGCTTTTTCGGTTGCAGTTTTAAGCACAGAG ATCAGGATCCTCATGACcagccaaagagaaaaagaattaggaagcataaatcaaagaaaaaatttaaaaatcccaatAATGTTCTTATAGAACAAGCAGAATTAGAGAAACAGTGGAGTCTGTTACAGGAGAAATCTCAGCAACAGCACACAGATGGCACCacaataagcaaaaataaaaaaaggaaactgaaaaagaaacagcaaattaaaaggaagaaagcagCCGGCTTGGCAGCAAAGGCTGCTGGTGTCAGTTTCATGTACCAGCCGGAGGACAGCAGCAGTGAAGGGGAAGGCGTGGGAGAGGCTGGTGAGGAGGACGGAGCGGACGCCAGTGAGGAAGATCCGACACCGGCCGGGGAGGAAGACGTTAAAGACACCAGGGAGGAAGATCCAACACCGGCCGGGGAGGAAGACGTTAAAGACGCCAGGGAGGAGGACGGTGTGGACGCCAATGAGGAAGACCTGACACGGGCCGGGGAGGAAGACGTTAAAGACGCCAGGGAGGAGGATGGTGCGGATGCCAGTGAGGAAGATCTGACACCGGCCGGGGAGGAAGACGTTAAAGACGCCAGGGAGGAAGATGGTGCGGATGCCAGTGAGGAAGATCCGACACCGGCCGGGGAGGAAGACGTTAAAGACACCAGGGAGGAAGATCCAACACCGGCCGGGGAGGAAGACGTTAAAGACGCCAGGGAGGAGGACGGTGTGGACGCCAATGAGGAAGACCTGACACGGGCCGGGGAGGAAGACGTTAAAGACGCCAGGGAGGAGGATGGTGCGGATGCCAGTGAGGAAGATCCGACACCGGCCGGGGAAGAAGACGTTAAAGACGCCAGGGAGGAGGACGGTGCAGATGCCAGTGAAGAAGACCCAACATgggctggggaggaagagggTGCAGACTCCGGGGAGGAGGATGGTGTGGATGCCAGCGAGGAAGATGATACAATTACCAATGAAAAGGCAGACAGTATTCTAAATTTTTTGAAGTCAACacaggaaatgtatttttatgacg GTGTCTCCAGAGATGCAGCTTCAGCCGCCCTTGCAGATGCCGCTGAGGAGCTGCTGGACCGTCTTGCGTCACACAGCATGCCGCCCTCAGACGTGACCATCCTGTACCACATGAAAACGCTGCTGCTTCTGCAAGATACTGAGAGATTGAAGCATGCTCTGGAAATGTTCCCAGAACATTGCACGATGCCTCCTG